One Brassica napus cultivar Da-Ae chromosome C4, Da-Ae, whole genome shotgun sequence genomic region harbors:
- the LOC111215059 gene encoding cysteine-rich receptor-like protein kinase 17 isoform X2 has product MGKEGTVLILCFYIISCSAIYVSAQTCDDTAGNFKPGSPYDKNRRLINSTLASNITSHNGWVNGSIGLGPNIVYDMGMCSPGAGPDSCSSCINDAFDSLVGACSNQSDAFSWLGEEILCLVRYSSKSFGVLSLKPFSRFYNNFYIKNEDQKGFDSVWDGLMTRMITSASSSVRNSSSNSSSPLPLSSSKYYAKDVSPVPIYGNITVLMQCTQDISSNDCKRCLQTSVDYYKKELHGRKGSIIMRPSCFFRWELFPFSGVFDNINLQFRPSLAPSLPPSSPHSEADLTSKTKTKDKGFSGGKIAATVIVVFVAIIVSVVGIAIIKRRKRKQDIELPTESVQFDLKTIEAATNNFSEHNKLGEGGFGEVYKGMLMNGTEVAVKRLSKTSGQGEVEFKNEVVVVAKLQHRNLVRLLGFSLHGEEKLLVYEFVPNQSLDYFLFVRRNIVVGITRGVLYLHQDSRLKIIHRDLKASNILLDAHMNPKIADFGMARIFGVDQTVANTARVVGTFGYMPPEYVTHGQFSTKSDVYSFGVLILEIISGRKNSSFYQMDGLVNNLVTYVWRLWENESLIELVDNGIKEDCKRDEVIRYIHIGMLCVQENPVDRPTLSTIYQMLTNSSVTLPVPRTPGFFFGNGPRSNPSAHGLEPGQSSSKSIPCSVDEATITDVTPR; this is encoded by the exons atgggAAAGGAAGGCACTGTACTAATCCTCTGCTTCTATATCATAAGCTGCAGTGCCATTTACGTTTCTGCACAAACTTGTGATGATACTGCTGGGAATTTCAAACCCGGTAGTCCATATGACAAGAACCGCCGTCTCATCAACTCTACTCTAGCTTCGAACATCACGAGCCATAACGGCTGGGTCAACGGTTCGATAGGGTTAGGCCCCAACATAGTCTACGACATGGGAATGTGCTCTCCAGGTGCTGGACCAGACTCTTGCTCCTCCTGTATCAACGACGCATTCGACAGTTTAGTAGGGGCCTGTTCGAACCAGTCAGACGCTTTCTCATGGCTCGGTGAAGAGATCCTTTGCCTTGTTCGCTACTCTAGCAAGTCCTTCGGGGTCCTATCCTTGAAGCCTTTTAGtagattttataataatttctaCATAAAAAATGAAGACCAGAAGGGGTTTGATAGTGTGTGGGACGGGTTAATGACTCGTATGATCACATCAGCTTCTTCGTCGGTGAGAAACAGTTCGTCTAATTCTTCTTCTCCGTTGCCATTGTCTAGTAGTAAATACTATGCAAAGGATGTATCTCCCGTGCCGATTTACGGGAATATTACGGTCTTGATGCAATGCACTCAAGATATATCTTCAAATGATTGTAAACGTTGCCTACAGACAAGCGTTGATTACTATAAGAAAGAGCTCCATGGGAGGAAAGGCAGTATTATAATGCGGCCAAGTTGCTTTTTCCGGTGGGAATTGTTTCCATTCTCTGGTGTTTTTGATAATATTAATCTTCAGTTTCGGCCATCATTGGCGCCTTCGCTGCCGCCTTCATCGCCGCATTCTGAAGCCGACCTGACCagtaaaaccaaaacaaaag ATAAAGGGTTCTCTGGAGGAAAGATCGCTGCAACAGTCATTGTTGTTTTCGTTGCCATAATAGTAAGTGTCGTAGGCATAGCTATTATCAAGAGAAGAAAGCGAAAGCAAGACATTGAACTTCcaa CGGAATCTGTTCAATTCgatttaaaaacaattgaagCTGCGACAAACAACTTTTCAGAGCATAACAAGCTTGGTGAAGGTGGATTTGGTGAGGTTTACAAG GGTATGCTTATGAATGGAACTGAAGTTGCAGTAAAGAGACTCTCAAAAACATCAGGACAAGGCGAAGTAGAGTTCAAGAAcgaggttgttgttgttgcaaagCTTCAGCACAGAAATCTTGTTAGACTTCTTGGGTTTTCGCTACACGGAGAAGAGAAATTACTCGTCTATGAGTTTGTTCCTAACCAAAGCCTCGATTATTTCCTCTTTG TGAGACGCAACATCGTTGTGGGAATCACTCGAGGAGTTCTATATCTTCATCAAGATTCACGGCTAAAAATTATACACCGCGACCTCAAAGCAAGTAACATTCTCTTAGATGCTCACATGAATCCGAAAATCGCTGATTTCGGAATGGCAAGGATCTTTGGAGTGGACCAAACTGTAGCCAATACAGCAAGAGTAGTTGGGACCTT CGGTTACATGCCACCTGAATATGTGACGCATGGCCAATTCTCGACGAAATCAGATGTTTATAGCTTTGGAGTCTTGATCCTTGAGATCATTAGTGGCAGAAAGAACAGCAGCTTTTACCAAATGGATGGTTTGGTTAACAACTTAGTCACATAC GTCTGGAGACTTTGGGAGAACGAATCATTGATTGAGCTTGTAGATAATGGTATCAAAGAAGATTGTAAACGCGATGAAGTCATTAGATATATTCATATTGGGATGTTATGTGTTCAAGAAAATCCTGTAGATCGTCCAACATTGTCGACTATATACCAAATGCTCACAAACAGCTCAGTCACTCTGCCTGTGCCTAGGACAcctggatttttttttgggaacGGACCAAGATCAAACCCTTCAGCCCATGGATTGGAGCCAGGTCAGTCGAGTAGTAAGTCTATTCCTTGTTCCGTAGATGAAGCAACAATCACCGATGTTACTCCTCGTTGA
- the LOC111215059 gene encoding cysteine-rich receptor-like protein kinase 17 isoform X1, producing MGKEGTVLILCFYIISCSAIYVSAQTCDDTAGNFKPGSPYDKNRRLINSTLASNITSHNGWVNGSIGLGPNIVYDMGMCSPGAGPDSCSSCINDAFDSLVGACSNQSDAFSWLGEEILCLVRYSSKSFGVLSLKPFSRFYNNFYIKNEDQKGFDSVWDGLMTRMITSASSSVRNSSSNSSSPLPLSSSKYYAKDVSPVPIYGNITVLMQCTQDISSNDCKRCLQTSVDYYKKELHGRKGSIIMRPSCFFRWELFPFSGVFDNINLQFRPSLAPSLPPSSPHSEADLTSKTKTKDKGFSGGKIAATVIVVFVAIIVSVVGIAIIKRRKRKQDIELPTESVQFDLKTIEAATNNFSEHNKLGEGGFGEVYKGMLMNGTEVAVKRLSKTSGQGEVEFKNEVVVVAKLQHRNLVRLLGFSLHGEEKLLVYEFVPNQSLDYFLFDPSKRVQLNWTVRRNIVVGITRGVLYLHQDSRLKIIHRDLKASNILLDAHMNPKIADFGMARIFGVDQTVANTARVVGTFGYMPPEYVTHGQFSTKSDVYSFGVLILEIISGRKNSSFYQMDGLVNNLVTYVWRLWENESLIELVDNGIKEDCKRDEVIRYIHIGMLCVQENPVDRPTLSTIYQMLTNSSVTLPVPRTPGFFFGNGPRSNPSAHGLEPGQSSSKSIPCSVDEATITDVTPR from the exons atgggAAAGGAAGGCACTGTACTAATCCTCTGCTTCTATATCATAAGCTGCAGTGCCATTTACGTTTCTGCACAAACTTGTGATGATACTGCTGGGAATTTCAAACCCGGTAGTCCATATGACAAGAACCGCCGTCTCATCAACTCTACTCTAGCTTCGAACATCACGAGCCATAACGGCTGGGTCAACGGTTCGATAGGGTTAGGCCCCAACATAGTCTACGACATGGGAATGTGCTCTCCAGGTGCTGGACCAGACTCTTGCTCCTCCTGTATCAACGACGCATTCGACAGTTTAGTAGGGGCCTGTTCGAACCAGTCAGACGCTTTCTCATGGCTCGGTGAAGAGATCCTTTGCCTTGTTCGCTACTCTAGCAAGTCCTTCGGGGTCCTATCCTTGAAGCCTTTTAGtagattttataataatttctaCATAAAAAATGAAGACCAGAAGGGGTTTGATAGTGTGTGGGACGGGTTAATGACTCGTATGATCACATCAGCTTCTTCGTCGGTGAGAAACAGTTCGTCTAATTCTTCTTCTCCGTTGCCATTGTCTAGTAGTAAATACTATGCAAAGGATGTATCTCCCGTGCCGATTTACGGGAATATTACGGTCTTGATGCAATGCACTCAAGATATATCTTCAAATGATTGTAAACGTTGCCTACAGACAAGCGTTGATTACTATAAGAAAGAGCTCCATGGGAGGAAAGGCAGTATTATAATGCGGCCAAGTTGCTTTTTCCGGTGGGAATTGTTTCCATTCTCTGGTGTTTTTGATAATATTAATCTTCAGTTTCGGCCATCATTGGCGCCTTCGCTGCCGCCTTCATCGCCGCATTCTGAAGCCGACCTGACCagtaaaaccaaaacaaaag ATAAAGGGTTCTCTGGAGGAAAGATCGCTGCAACAGTCATTGTTGTTTTCGTTGCCATAATAGTAAGTGTCGTAGGCATAGCTATTATCAAGAGAAGAAAGCGAAAGCAAGACATTGAACTTCcaa CGGAATCTGTTCAATTCgatttaaaaacaattgaagCTGCGACAAACAACTTTTCAGAGCATAACAAGCTTGGTGAAGGTGGATTTGGTGAGGTTTACAAG GGTATGCTTATGAATGGAACTGAAGTTGCAGTAAAGAGACTCTCAAAAACATCAGGACAAGGCGAAGTAGAGTTCAAGAAcgaggttgttgttgttgcaaagCTTCAGCACAGAAATCTTGTTAGACTTCTTGGGTTTTCGCTACACGGAGAAGAGAAATTACTCGTCTATGAGTTTGTTCCTAACCAAAGCCTCGATTATTTCCTCTTTG ACCCTAGTAAGAGAGTTCAGTTGAACTGGACAGTGAGACGCAACATCGTTGTGGGAATCACTCGAGGAGTTCTATATCTTCATCAAGATTCACGGCTAAAAATTATACACCGCGACCTCAAAGCAAGTAACATTCTCTTAGATGCTCACATGAATCCGAAAATCGCTGATTTCGGAATGGCAAGGATCTTTGGAGTGGACCAAACTGTAGCCAATACAGCAAGAGTAGTTGGGACCTT CGGTTACATGCCACCTGAATATGTGACGCATGGCCAATTCTCGACGAAATCAGATGTTTATAGCTTTGGAGTCTTGATCCTTGAGATCATTAGTGGCAGAAAGAACAGCAGCTTTTACCAAATGGATGGTTTGGTTAACAACTTAGTCACATAC GTCTGGAGACTTTGGGAGAACGAATCATTGATTGAGCTTGTAGATAATGGTATCAAAGAAGATTGTAAACGCGATGAAGTCATTAGATATATTCATATTGGGATGTTATGTGTTCAAGAAAATCCTGTAGATCGTCCAACATTGTCGACTATATACCAAATGCTCACAAACAGCTCAGTCACTCTGCCTGTGCCTAGGACAcctggatttttttttgggaacGGACCAAGATCAAACCCTTCAGCCCATGGATTGGAGCCAGGTCAGTCGAGTAGTAAGTCTATTCCTTGTTCCGTAGATGAAGCAACAATCACCGATGTTACTCCTCGTTGA
- the LOC106393897 gene encoding agamous-like MADS-box protein AGL61, whose translation MMMSKKKETMGRQRIPMVRIKKETHRQVTFSKRRAGLFKKASELCTLCGAEVGIIVYSPAKKPFSFGHPSVESVLDRYLSRNNLSITQTEKPQGNAAASSSVLNVELTQIVSQLEEEKKKGQAMAEMRRANAVRWSMTNWWERPVEEMNMIQLREMKSALEELWKIVVSETSTARQLGLRM comes from the coding sequence ATGATGATgtcgaagaagaaagaaaccatGGGACGACAGAGAATTCCAATGGTTAGGATTAAGAAAGAGACCCACCGGCAAGTCACATTCTCAAAACGTAGAGCCGGTCTATTCAAGAAAGCTAGCGAGCTTTGCACATTGTGCGGCGCAGAGGTTGGGATCATCGTGTATTCTCCAGCCAAAAAGCCTTTCTCTTTCGGCCATCCCAGCGTCGAATCCGTATTGGACCGTTATTTGTCCCGCAACAATTTGTCCATAACGCAGACGGAGAAACCGCAGGGAAACGCTGCAGCGAGCAGCAGCGTGCTGAACGTGGAGCTGACGCAGATCGTGAGCCAGttagaggaagagaagaagaagggtcaAGCGATGGCAGAAATGAGAAGAGCTAATGCGGTGAGGTGGTCGATGACGAATTGGTGGGAAAGGCCAGTGGAGGAGATGAATATGATTCAGTTACGGGAAATGAAATCTGCGTTAGAGGAGTTGTGGAAGATTGTTGTGTCAGAGACAAGTACGGCTCGCCAGCTCGGTTTAAGGATGTGA
- the LOC111205420 gene encoding uncharacterized protein LOC111205420: MAICMCCESRIVPKSIMNPWISPRRTKLGFVAISPTSTTIRRSPATVRASAVDSPESSSNFAKRVEQAWLISQQPRPVGCSSCNSKGHVECKWCAGTGFFILGDNMLCQVPSRNTSCVICSGKGSACCSDCKGTGFRAKWLEKPPVPL, translated from the exons atggcGATTTGCATGTGTTGCGAGTCGCGGATCGTACCGAAATCGATAATGAATCCATGGATATCTCCGAGGAGAACGAAGCTAGGTTTTGTAGCGATCAGTCCGACTTCAACCACGATTCGCCGTTCTCCGGCCACCGTAAGGGCATCGGCGGTTGATTCCCCCGAGAGCTCTTCCAATTTCGCTAAGCGTGTGGAACAAGCCTGGCTTATCTCTCAG CAACCAAGACCCGTTGGGTGTTCATCGTGCAATTCAAAGGGTCATGTTGAATGCAAATGGTGTGCGGGTACAGGATTCTTCATCCTCGGTGATAACATGCTTTGCCAGGTTCCTTCAAGGAATACTTCTTGTGTTATCTGCTCCGGGAAG GGTTCCGCTTGCTGTAGCGATTGCAAGGGAACTGGGTTTCGTGCCAAATGGTTGGAAAAGCCTCCAGTGCCATTGTAG